The nucleotide sequence TATAGTGCTGGCAAAGAACGAGAAGGCTAAGGCTTTCGGCGTAAAAACGGGAGAGGCCGTATGGGAAGCAAAAAAGAAATGCCCCGCTTTAGTCACGGTGCCGCCCGATATGAGATCGTATGTGTTTTGGTCTAAGGAGGTAAAGCATATATATGAAAATTATACCGATATAGTGGAGCCGTTCGGCATAGACGAATGCTGGCTCGATATGTCGGGAAGTGCCCACCTGTTCGGCGGCGGAACGCGCGCAGCGTATATGATAAAGGAAGAGGTAAAGGCGCGCACGGGACTTACTATATCGTGCGGCGTAAGCTTCAACAAGGTTTTTGCAAAGTTGGGAAGCGACTTAAAAAAGCCCGACGCCGTAACGGTCATTGCGCCCGAGGATTGGGAAAACACGGTATATCCGCTGCCCGCATCGGCGCTTATGGGCGTAGGACGCTCAACTTATAATAAGCTGTCGTCGCGGGGGATATTTACGATAGGCGATATAGCCCGCTCGGGCGAGGCGTTCATGAGGTCGCTTTTAGGAAAGAACGGGCTTTGGCTTTTACGTGCGGCACGCGGTCTTGACGCCGCCCGCGTTATAAGCGGCGAATATATGCCGCGGCCTAAGAGCATAGGACGCGGCGCGACTTATCCGCATGACATAATAAAGCCGTCGGAGATAAGAGCCCTTCTTTTAAAGCTTTCGCACGAGGTAGCAAGAAAGCTGAGAGCCGAACATTTTTTCGCGGGAGCGGTGCAGCTTGAAATTAAAAGAACGGACTTTTCAAAGCATGAATACAGCGTGCAGCTTAAATTTTTCACGCAGACTGCTTACGATATATGGAAATGCGCGCTAGAGCTGTTTTTCATGCGTCATGATATCATGGCGTTTCCGGTGCGCGCACTTTCGGTGCGCGCGTGCGATCTTAGAGAGGAAAACGCGCCCAGACAGCTTTCGCTTTTTGACGATGCAAAGCTTATGCAAAAGCATGAGCGCGCAGAGAGAGCGATGGACATTATAAACGGAAAATACGGCAAGAATACCATTCAGGTCGCTTCGTGTAAGTTTGATCCGGTGAGGATATGATCTGTTCTTGTTTTGATTGAAATATCAAGCCGTGAGTGATGAAATAAAAATACGGAGGAAAAGGTATGCAAACGAAAACATGCTGCTTCAGCGGACACAGGCCAAAGGCCTTTCCGTGGAAATACGATGAAAGCGCTCCTCAGTGCGTATGGCTTAAAGGGCGCATAGCCAATGAGATAGAAAAGGCCGTGGCAGACGGATTTACGCGGTTTATCGCGGGAGGCGCAGCCGGCGTCGATATGTGGTGCGCCGAGGCCGTTATAGACTTTAAAAGAACTCATAACAGAGATGATATAAGCCTTGTGCTGGCGATACCTTTTTTAAACTACGCCGTATATTTTTCCGAAAAGGAAAAAGCCCGCCTGGTAAAGATCATCGAAGCCTCGGATGAGCGCATACTTACATCGTCGGAGGAAGATAAAAGTCACGCAGTGCGTAAATATTATAAAAGAAACGAATATATGGTAGATAACTCGCAGAGACTTATAGCCGTTTTTGAGCCGGATCTAAGTACGAAGGGCGGAACTAAATATACTGTGGAATATGCAAAAAAAGTAGGCGTAGAGGTGGTAACTATACGCTGGGATCGCGAATATGCCAAAAAGGCATCTGAAAATAGGGATATGCAATGATAAAAAACACATGCGCAGGGTTTAAAGCACGGGTAAACACGCAGCTTTCAGGCTGCGTATTTATTTTAACACGAGCAAAGAAAAAGAATAACGCCGACAGCCTGTCGGAACGCGAGGCCGTCCCGAAAATTGTGTAAAC is from Clostridia bacterium and encodes:
- a CDS encoding DUF1273 family protein, whose amino-acid sequence is MQTKTCCFSGHRPKAFPWKYDESAPQCVWLKGRIANEIEKAVADGFTRFIAGGAAGVDMWCAEAVIDFKRTHNRDDISLVLAIPFLNYAVYFSEKEKARLVKIIEASDERILTSSEEDKSHAVRKYYKRNEYMVDNSQRLIAVFEPDLSTKGGTKYTVEYAKKVGVEVVTIRWDREYAKKASENRDMQ
- a CDS encoding DNA polymerase IV, which gives rise to MKRIILHCDLNNFYASVECMKDPTLWSVPLAVCGSREERRGIVLAKNEKAKAFGVKTGEAVWEAKKKCPALVTVPPDMRSYVFWSKEVKHIYENYTDIVEPFGIDECWLDMSGSAHLFGGGTRAAYMIKEEVKARTGLTISCGVSFNKVFAKLGSDLKKPDAVTVIAPEDWENTVYPLPASALMGVGRSTYNKLSSRGIFTIGDIARSGEAFMRSLLGKNGLWLLRAARGLDAARVISGEYMPRPKSIGRGATYPHDIIKPSEIRALLLKLSHEVARKLRAEHFFAGAVQLEIKRTDFSKHEYSVQLKFFTQTAYDIWKCALELFFMRHDIMAFPVRALSVRACDLREENAPRQLSLFDDAKLMQKHERAERAMDIINGKYGKNTIQVASCKFDPVRI